The following proteins come from a genomic window of Varunaivibrio sulfuroxidans:
- a CDS encoding glycine--tRNA ligase subunit alpha, with the protein MPPAPNPETCFQSLILKLQTFWARQGCVILQPQDMSVGAGTFHPATTLRALGAEPWRAAYVQPCRRPTDGRYGENPNRLQHYYQFQAMLKPSPIDSQALYLDSLRALGVDPLAHDIRFVEDDWESPTLGAWGLGWEVWCDGMEVSQFTYFQQVGGIECDPVAVELTYGLERLAMYIQGVENIYDLDWNGLADDAGGVRYGDVFLRNEREQSAFNFEVADTEILFRHFADAEHQCQALLGRAAPLALPAYEQCIAASHVFNLLDARGVISVTERAAYIGRVRALAKGCCEAWVGAAGKGV; encoded by the coding sequence ATGCCCCCCGCGCCTAACCCTGAAACGTGTTTTCAATCCCTGATTTTGAAGCTTCAGACTTTCTGGGCGCGCCAGGGCTGTGTGATTTTGCAGCCTCAGGACATGAGTGTCGGCGCGGGAACGTTTCATCCCGCCACCACGCTGCGCGCCTTGGGGGCCGAGCCTTGGCGGGCGGCTTACGTTCAGCCCTGCCGCCGCCCGACCGATGGGCGCTATGGCGAAAATCCCAATCGCCTGCAGCATTATTACCAGTTCCAGGCGATGCTCAAGCCGTCGCCGATCGACAGCCAGGCGCTGTATCTGGACAGTCTGCGCGCCCTGGGCGTTGATCCTTTGGCCCACGACATCCGTTTCGTCGAGGACGACTGGGAAAGCCCGACCCTGGGGGCCTGGGGCCTGGGTTGGGAGGTCTGGTGCGACGGCATGGAAGTCAGCCAGTTCACCTATTTTCAACAGGTCGGCGGCATCGAATGCGATCCGGTGGCGGTCGAACTGACCTACGGTCTGGAACGCTTGGCGATGTACATTCAAGGGGTCGAAAATATCTACGATCTGGATTGGAACGGCCTTGCCGACGACGCCGGCGGGGTGCGTTATGGCGATGTTTTCCTGCGCAACGAGCGGGAGCAGTCGGCCTTTAACTTCGAGGTCGCCGATACCGAGATTTTGTTCCGCCACTTCGCCGACGCCGAACATCAATGCCAGGCCCTGCTCGGCCGCGCCGCGCCGCTGGCGCTGCCCGCCTACGAGCAATGCATCGCGGCGAGCCATGTCTTTAACCTGCTCGATGCGCGCGGGGTGATTTCGGTGACCGAGCGGGCGGCCTACATCGGCCGCGTCCGCGCCTTGGCCAAGGGCTGTTGCGAGGCCTGGGTCGGCGCCGCCGGGAAGGGAGTCTGA
- the glyS gene encoding glycine--tRNA ligase subunit beta: MAELLFELLSEEIPARMQARAAAELKALIEDGLKSAELAFSRAEAFATPRRITVVIDGLPIKQPDVKEERKGPQTGAPQRAIDGFLKSLGGLTLDDCEQREIKGKTFYVAVLERRGRATVDVLGDILLDAVTALTWPKSMRWGTQEKRWVRPLHGVLALFDGAVVPLAYGGVDSGRETAGHRFLAPDSFSVDGFSDYEAKLTAAKVMLRPMERRASIFEQAQKLASEVGLSLRADDALLDEVTGLVEWPVVLMGDISPEYTALPDEVLIGSMRGHQKYFSLLNSDGALAAKFIVVANMETPDRGAAVIKGNERVLRARLSDAKFFWDQDRKTSLAARTTHLADIVFHAKLGNIDEKVDRVQALASELAGFIDGADKDRVRSAARLSKADLVTGMVGEFPELQGVMGRYYALHDGEHADVADAIRDHYAPLGPHDACPRAPVSVAVALADKIDTLVGFWTIDEKPTGSKDPYALRRAALGVIRLIVENGLRLPLLAVFERADGKDIASDLLAFFIDRLKVHMKGRAVRHDMIDAVLALGGEDDLVRLLARVDALQAFIGREDGVNLLTAYRRAANILKIEEKKDGRRYDANPEQALFTQDEERALLRALAAVRADSTPALRAERFEDAMSALAGLRAPVDAFFDKVTVNSDDAPVRENRLKLLSQIQSAMGEIADFSKLEG, translated from the coding sequence ATGGCCGAGCTTCTTTTCGAATTGCTCAGCGAGGAAATTCCCGCGCGCATGCAGGCGCGCGCCGCCGCCGAGTTGAAGGCCCTGATCGAAGATGGCCTCAAGAGCGCCGAACTCGCGTTCTCGCGCGCCGAAGCCTTCGCCACCCCAAGAAGGATCACGGTGGTTATCGATGGCCTGCCGATTAAACAGCCGGACGTCAAAGAGGAACGCAAAGGTCCCCAAACCGGCGCACCGCAGCGGGCGATCGACGGCTTCTTGAAATCGTTGGGCGGGTTGACGCTGGACGATTGCGAACAACGCGAAATCAAAGGCAAGACCTTTTACGTCGCCGTTCTTGAGCGCCGCGGGAGGGCGACGGTGGATGTCCTGGGCGACATTCTTCTCGATGCCGTCACCGCCCTGACATGGCCGAAATCGATGCGTTGGGGGACCCAGGAAAAGCGTTGGGTGCGCCCCTTGCATGGCGTTTTAGCGCTGTTCGACGGCGCGGTCGTTCCGCTCGCTTATGGCGGCGTCGATTCCGGTCGCGAAACCGCGGGGCACCGTTTTCTCGCCCCGGATTCTTTTTCCGTTGACGGTTTTTCCGACTATGAGGCCAAGTTGACTGCGGCGAAGGTGATGTTACGCCCCATGGAAAGACGGGCGTCAATTTTCGAGCAGGCGCAAAAACTGGCTTCCGAGGTCGGGCTTTCGTTGCGCGCTGACGACGCTTTATTGGACGAGGTGACGGGTCTGGTCGAATGGCCGGTCGTACTTATGGGAGACATCTCCCCCGAATACACGGCGCTGCCCGACGAGGTTCTCATCGGCTCCATGCGTGGCCACCAAAAATATTTCTCCTTGCTTAACTCGGATGGCGCGTTGGCGGCGAAATTTATCGTCGTGGCGAACATGGAGACCCCGGATCGAGGGGCGGCGGTGATTAAGGGTAACGAGCGGGTCCTGCGCGCTCGTTTGTCGGACGCCAAGTTCTTCTGGGATCAGGACCGCAAGACCTCGCTGGCGGCGCGGACCACTCATCTGGCGGACATCGTGTTCCATGCCAAACTGGGCAATATCGACGAAAAGGTCGATCGCGTTCAGGCCCTGGCCAGCGAATTGGCCGGGTTTATCGACGGCGCGGACAAGGATCGTGTGCGCTCGGCGGCGCGCCTCAGCAAGGCCGATCTGGTGACCGGCATGGTCGGCGAATTTCCCGAACTTCAGGGCGTGATGGGGCGCTATTATGCCCTGCACGACGGCGAGCACGCGGATGTCGCCGACGCCATCCGCGATCATTACGCCCCGCTGGGTCCCCATGACGCGTGCCCGCGCGCGCCGGTATCGGTGGCCGTCGCCCTGGCCGACAAGATCGACACCCTGGTCGGGTTCTGGACGATCGACGAGAAGCCGACCGGATCGAAGGATCCTTACGCCCTGCGCCGCGCCGCCTTGGGGGTGATCCGCCTGATTGTGGAGAACGGCCTGCGCCTTCCCTTGCTGGCGGTGTTCGAGCGGGCCGACGGCAAGGATATCGCCTCCGATCTACTGGCCTTTTTCATCGACCGCCTGAAGGTGCACATGAAAGGGCGCGCGGTGCGTCACGACATGATCGACGCCGTGCTCGCCCTGGGGGGTGAGGACGATCTGGTGCGTCTGCTCGCCCGGGTCGATGCCCTGCAGGCGTTTATCGGGCGCGAGGATGGCGTCAATCTGCTGACCGCTTACCGCCGTGCGGCGAACATTTTGAAGATCGAGGAAAAGAAAGACGGGCGGCGCTATGATGCGAATCCAGAACAGGCGTTGTTCACTCAGGACGAGGAACGCGCCCTGCTTCGGGCCCTGGCCGCCGTGCGCGCCGACAGCACGCCGGCGCTTCGCGCGGAACGGTTCGAGGACGCCATGAGCGCCTTGGCCGGACTGCGCGCGCCCGTCGATGCGTTTTTCGATAAGGTCACGGTCAACAGTGACGATGCGCCGGTGCGTGAAAACCGGCTTAAACTTCTCTCGCAAATACAATCGGCAATGGGAGAAATCGCGGATTTCTCCAAATTGGAAGGCTAA
- a CDS encoding alpha/beta fold hydrolase, translating to MARVKTNGIEIEYDCFGASAGEPIVLISGLGMSMIRWTAPFCTMLAARGCRVIRFDNRDAGLSTHFDGAPTPNFAALTAAATRGERPHAPYTLHDMAADVVGLLDSLAIARAHMVGRSMGGMIAQLMASEHPKRTLSLTSIMSSTGNRELPPTAPEVMAALFRRAPHPLEDEEGFLSHNIALSRLIAGSGYPFDEIAQRDQALAEAKRGYNPAGFGRQIAAIAATGDLRALLATITAPTLVIHGSDDPLVPPSGGKDTAANIRGAELLIIEGMGHELPLALYETVADAIARNVHRASRGNMP from the coding sequence ATGGCGAGAGTCAAGACAAACGGGATCGAAATCGAATATGACTGCTTCGGAGCGAGCGCCGGAGAACCGATTGTGCTGATCTCGGGTTTGGGCATGTCGATGATCCGCTGGACCGCACCGTTCTGCACCATGTTGGCGGCGCGAGGTTGCCGCGTGATCCGGTTCGACAATCGCGATGCCGGCCTTTCGACCCACTTCGACGGCGCGCCGACACCCAATTTCGCCGCCCTGACCGCGGCCGCCACACGCGGAGAACGTCCCCACGCACCTTACACACTCCACGACATGGCCGCCGACGTGGTGGGGCTTCTCGATTCCTTGGCGATCGCGCGCGCCCACATGGTCGGCAGATCGATGGGCGGAATGATCGCTCAACTGATGGCCAGTGAGCACCCGAAACGAACTCTGTCACTGACGTCCATCATGTCGAGCACGGGAAATCGAGAATTACCGCCGACCGCGCCCGAAGTGATGGCGGCGCTGTTCCGGCGCGCACCACACCCGCTTGAGGACGAGGAGGGTTTTCTCTCCCACAACATCGCCTTGTCCCGGCTGATCGCCGGGTCCGGCTACCCGTTCGACGAAATCGCCCAACGCGACCAAGCCTTGGCCGAGGCCAAACGAGGATACAACCCCGCCGGATTTGGTCGGCAAATCGCCGCTATCGCCGCGACCGGCGACCTACGCGCGCTTTTGGCGACGATCACCGCGCCGACTCTGGTGATACATGGGTCTGATGATCCTCTGGTCCCCCCATCCGGGGGAAAAGACACCGCGGCCAATATCCGCGGCGCTGAACTGCTTATCATCGAGGGCATGGGTCACGAACTGCCCCTAGCGTTGTACGAGACCGTAGCCGATGCTATCGCCCGCAACGTTCACCGTGCCTCCAGGGGGAATATGCCCTAA
- a CDS encoding VIT1/CCC1 transporter family protein, translated as MGEHHYIHRTGWLRAAVLGANDGIVSTASLIVGVAAAATDRSGILLAGVAGLVAGAMSMASGEYVSVSSQADTERADLKKERAALDDSPEVELEELTQIYTGRGVEIALARRVAVQLMAHDDLGAHARDELGISETLSARPVQAALTSALTFSLGAALPLAAAALLPVGQAIPGVSLTSLIALAALGALSARAGGANIFRAALRVTLWGAMAMAATAAIGALFGRVV; from the coding sequence ATGGGTGAACATCATTACATTCATCGCACCGGCTGGCTGCGTGCGGCGGTTCTGGGGGCGAACGACGGTATCGTTTCGACGGCGAGCCTGATCGTCGGGGTTGCGGCGGCCGCGACCGACCGCAGCGGAATTTTGCTCGCCGGCGTCGCCGGTCTGGTCGCCGGGGCGATGTCGATGGCGTCGGGGGAATATGTTTCGGTCAGTTCGCAAGCCGACACCGAACGTGCCGACCTGAAAAAAGAACGCGCCGCCCTGGATGACAGTCCCGAGGTCGAGCTTGAGGAATTGACCCAGATTTACACCGGGCGCGGGGTCGAAATCGCCCTCGCGCGGCGGGTTGCGGTGCAACTGATGGCCCACGACGACCTGGGCGCGCATGCCCGCGACGAACTGGGCATTTCCGAAACCCTCAGCGCCCGCCCGGTGCAGGCGGCGCTGACCTCGGCACTGACGTTTTCCCTGGGCGCGGCCCTGCCGTTGGCCGCGGCGGCCCTGCTCCCGGTAGGCCAGGCGATTCCCGGGGTCTCCCTGACGTCATTGATCGCCCTGGCGGCTCTCGGCGCGCTCTCGGCACGCGCCGGGGGGGCGAACATCTTTCGCGCGGCGCTCCGGGTCACCCTCTGGGGCGCCATGGCCATGGCCGCCACCGCCGCCATCGGCGCTTTGTTCGGGCGGGTGGTGTGA
- a CDS encoding putative signal transducing protein, translated as MIELVRTNDPVFLSWLNAHLEGRGVRFVVLDQHAALMDGSIGAVPRRVMVDEDQLPLARLILAEGEALARAED; from the coding sequence ATGATTGAATTAGTCCGCACCAACGACCCCGTTTTTCTATCCTGGCTGAACGCCCATCTCGAAGGTCGGGGGGTGCGTTTTGTCGTGCTCGATCAACATGCCGCGTTGATGGACGGGTCGATCGGCGCGGTGCCGCGCCGGGTGATGGTGGACGAAGACCAATTGCCCTTGGCGCGTCTAATCCTGGCCGAGGGCGAGGCGTTGGCTCGCGCCGAGGATTGA
- a CDS encoding polyprenyl synthetase family protein, producing the protein MGVAVNFDAKQDAKQNTASALDRLTALLADDLKAVNRLIMERMDSPVVLIPQLAGHIVASGGKRLRPLLTLATARMCGYPGERHVTLATCVEFIHTATLLHDDVVDESDLRRGQDSANAIWGNKPSVLVGDFLFSRAFELMVLDGSLEVLRILSQASSVIAEGEVLQLITANDTTTDEAAYLAVIKAKTAELFAAACELGSVVADRPAHEQDALKNYGLNLGIAFQLIDDALDFSAKQATLGKTVGDDFRDGKITLPIILAFERAGEDERAFWRRTLEDDEQNDGDLEHAIALMETHGSLDDTVARAREYGNIARKSLDIFPDGEVKNTLLEVIDFCVERAY; encoded by the coding sequence GTGGGTGTGGCCGTCAATTTCGACGCAAAACAAGACGCGAAACAAAATACGGCCTCTGCGCTGGATCGCCTGACGGCCTTGCTCGCGGACGACCTGAAGGCCGTCAACCGGCTGATCATGGAACGGATGGACAGCCCGGTGGTGTTGATCCCGCAACTGGCCGGGCACATCGTCGCTTCGGGCGGCAAGCGCCTGCGCCCGCTGTTGACCCTGGCCACGGCCCGAATGTGCGGATACCCCGGCGAACGCCATGTGACGCTGGCGACCTGCGTCGAATTCATCCATACCGCGACGCTGCTGCACGACGACGTGGTCGATGAAAGCGATCTTCGCCGCGGCCAGGATTCGGCCAACGCCATCTGGGGCAACAAGCCCAGCGTGCTGGTCGGCGATTTCCTGTTCTCGCGCGCCTTCGAACTGATGGTGCTGGACGGGTCGCTGGAGGTGCTGCGCATTCTCTCCCAGGCCTCCTCGGTGATCGCCGAGGGCGAGGTGCTGCAACTGATCACCGCCAACGACACGACGACCGACGAGGCGGCCTATCTGGCGGTCATCAAGGCGAAAACCGCGGAACTGTTCGCCGCCGCCTGCGAGCTCGGCTCGGTGGTCGCCGACCGTCCGGCGCACGAACAGGACGCTTTGAAAAACTACGGCCTTAACCTGGGAATCGCCTTCCAGTTGATCGACGACGCCCTCGATTTTTCCGCCAAGCAGGCGACCTTGGGCAAGACCGTGGGCGACGATTTTCGCGACGGAAAAATCACGCTGCCGATCATCCTGGCGTTCGAACGCGCCGGCGAGGACGAACGCGCTTTTTGGCGGCGCACGTTGGAGGACGACGAGCAAAACGACGGCGACCTGGAACACGCCATCGCCCTGATGGAAACCCACGGCAGCCTCGACGACACCGTCGCCCGGGCCCGCGAGTATGGCAATATCGCACGGAAATCACTGGATATTTTCCCCGACGGCGAGGTCAAGAACACGCTTTTGGAGGTCATCGATTTCTGCGTCGAGCGCGCCTACTAA
- a CDS encoding Rossmann-fold NAD(P)-binding domain-containing protein: MSETINIALLGLGAVGQEFAAHFLEQIQEGHKPIKIVAVAEKDVKSPFAMGFAQNNVPVFEDACDVATLGDQVDIIFDLTGNADIRQSLRNALQESDNRHTVIAPEVFARLLWNFFDGAAPNLPKRKNGGY, from the coding sequence ATGTCGGAAACGATAAATATTGCACTGTTGGGGCTGGGCGCCGTCGGTCAGGAATTCGCGGCTCATTTTTTAGAACAAATCCAAGAAGGCCATAAACCCATTAAAATTGTCGCCGTCGCCGAAAAAGACGTCAAGTCACCGTTCGCGATGGGGTTCGCACAAAACAACGTCCCCGTATTCGAGGACGCCTGCGACGTCGCCACATTAGGCGATCAGGTCGACATCATATTCGACCTTACGGGGAACGCCGATATTCGCCAATCCCTGCGCAACGCCCTGCAGGAGAGCGATAACCGCCACACCGTCATCGCGCCGGAAGTCTTCGCCCGCTTACTTTGGAACTTTTTTGACGGCGCCGCACCCAATTTGCCAAAAAGGAAAAACGGAGGATACTGA
- a CDS encoding tRNA1(Val) (adenine(37)-N6)-methyltransferase, producing the protein MNSPGANDPGLDSRDSPASCEIPEEVSDDALLGGRVRLLQPLAGYRAAIDPVLLAAAIAPRSRARVLDAGMGVGAAALCLARRVADITVTGIELQEPLAALARRNIALNGVQGRVDVVLGDIAAPPDAIARGGFDHVMVNPPYMERGQGHPPPETSRAAAHVEGRSSLDDWVKFALAMTKTKGDVTFVHRADRLDDVLAALHGRAGAITVLPIRSRSGRQAKRVIVRARKGVSGPLQLLSALIVHDAGGGYTSRAQDILQEARALNFRDFC; encoded by the coding sequence ATGAATTCCCCCGGTGCGAACGATCCCGGCCTTGATTCCAGAGATTCCCCGGCATCCTGCGAGATTCCCGAGGAGGTAAGCGACGACGCCTTGTTGGGTGGGCGCGTGCGCCTGCTTCAGCCTTTGGCGGGTTATCGCGCGGCGATCGATCCGGTATTGCTGGCGGCGGCGATCGCCCCGAGGTCCCGGGCGCGGGTTCTCGACGCCGGGATGGGGGTCGGTGCGGCGGCGCTGTGTTTGGCGCGGCGGGTGGCGGATATCACGGTCACGGGGATCGAACTCCAAGAACCATTGGCGGCCCTCGCCCGGCGCAATATCGCCTTGAACGGCGTTCAGGGCAGGGTTGATGTCGTCCTTGGCGATATCGCCGCGCCGCCGGACGCCATCGCACGGGGAGGCTTCGACCACGTCATGGTCAATCCACCTTATATGGAGCGTGGCCAGGGACACCCTCCGCCGGAAACCTCACGCGCCGCCGCCCATGTCGAGGGGCGGTCGAGTCTGGACGATTGGGTCAAATTCGCCTTGGCGATGACCAAAACCAAAGGCGACGTCACGTTTGTTCATCGCGCCGACCGACTGGACGACGTACTGGCCGCCCTTCACGGTCGCGCCGGAGCGATCACGGTGCTGCCCATTCGTTCTCGGAGCGGGCGGCAGGCCAAACGCGTGATCGTGCGGGCGCGCAAGGGCGTATCCGGTCCACTGCAATTGCTGAGCGCCTTGATCGTGCATGACGCGGGTGGGGGCTATACGTCGCGCGCTCAAGATATTCTGCAGGAGGCGCGCGCGCTAAATTTTAGAGACTTTTGTTGA
- a CDS encoding DUF2239 family protein, which produces MSEYHSKPCTAFEGTRRLLCGPLIEVALAVKTATERGAAAPILTFDDATGHVIDFDLRGTKADIVERLTRLSPKNIDPSSSPRAASSTASKKSGESRGRGRPKLGVVGREVTLLPKQWTWLAAQPGGASVTLRKLVNEAQRTGGAAQKMRAAQERAYRFMSAMAGDLPGFEEATRALFSGDRARFDQHVAGWPTDVRTYATGLAFGAATDGPPVKTTQDT; this is translated from the coding sequence ATGTCTGAATACCATTCCAAACCCTGCACGGCTTTCGAGGGTACCCGACGGCTGCTCTGTGGCCCACTGATCGAAGTCGCCCTGGCGGTCAAGACGGCAACGGAACGCGGCGCGGCGGCGCCCATACTCACCTTTGACGATGCGACGGGCCACGTCATCGATTTCGATCTGCGCGGAACAAAGGCCGATATCGTAGAGAGGCTGACCCGATTATCGCCGAAAAATATCGATCCATCGTCGTCTCCACGGGCCGCCTCTTCGACGGCTTCGAAGAAATCGGGTGAGTCTCGCGGACGGGGACGTCCCAAGCTGGGCGTTGTTGGACGCGAAGTAACCTTGTTGCCGAAGCAATGGACCTGGTTGGCCGCGCAGCCGGGCGGCGCGTCCGTGACGCTCCGAAAACTGGTGAACGAGGCGCAGCGAACCGGGGGAGCCGCGCAAAAGATGCGCGCGGCGCAAGAACGCGCCTATCGCTTCATGTCGGCGATGGCCGGCGACTTACCCGGCTTCGAAGAGGCGACGCGCGCCTTGTTTTCAGGCGATCGGGCGCGCTTCGATCAACACGTCGCGGGCTGGCCGACGGATGTACGCACCTACGCAACCGGGCTCGCATTTGGCGCGGCGACCGATGGGCCTCCCGTCAAGACGACGCAAGACACCTAA
- the ppdK gene encoding pyruvate, phosphate dikinase, whose protein sequence is MTKWVYPFAKGQADGRADMKELLGGKGANLAEMCALGLPVPPGFTITTEVCTYFTEHEKTYPADLKDQVNAALARVEEDMSASFGGKGGDGLLLVSVRSGARASMPGMMDTVLNLGLNDETVEILARVSGDARFAYDSYRRFIQMYGDVVLGVDHHHFEDLLEDHKDERDLTLDTDLTADDWKILVERYKEKVADQLGQPFPQDPHDQLWGAVGAVFGSWMNQRAITYRRLHHIPADWGTAVNVQAMVFGNMGDTSATGVCFTRNPATGENLFYGEYLINAQGEDVVAGIRTPQPLTILEKKTANTELPAMEETMPETFAELDGVRHRLEQHYHDMQDMEFTVQEGRLWMLQTRTGKRTVKAALKIAVDMVDEGLIDESEAVRRLDPGQMEQLLHPMLDPNAPRTLLGQGLPASPGAASGRVVFNAEDAEAWSDRGEKVILVRIETSPEDIGGMHVAQGILTTRGGMTSHAAVVARGMGKPCVSGAGGITVDYAAKTLSALGEVVREGEIITLDGATGEIMVGRVPTIEPELSGDFSRLMDWVDAIKTMGVRANAETPLDAQTARNFGAEGIGLCRTEHMFFDKERIIHIREMILAANEADRRAALANLLPYQRRDFIELFKIMDGLPVTVRLLDPPLHEFLPHGAKDVADVAKALGVSDEAIEERAKSLHEINPMLGHRGCRLGITYPEIYEMQAQAIFEACAEIIQGGGKVTPEVMIPLIATKKEFSILKAVIDHAAAQVRAEKGVALDYMVGTMIELPRAALRAGEIAAGDDGAEFFSFGTNDLTQTTFGLSRDDAGRFIQIYREKAVIENDPFVTLDREGVGELVGIGVERGRAARPGMKTGICGEHGGDPASVMFCQSVGLDYVSCSPYRVPIARLAAAQAALAQRDAKEA, encoded by the coding sequence ATGACGAAATGGGTGTATCCTTTTGCCAAGGGCCAAGCGGACGGTCGTGCGGATATGAAAGAACTACTGGGCGGCAAGGGGGCCAATCTTGCCGAGATGTGCGCGCTGGGCCTGCCGGTGCCTCCGGGGTTTACCATCACGACCGAGGTCTGCACCTATTTTACCGAGCACGAGAAAACGTATCCCGCCGACCTGAAGGATCAGGTTAACGCCGCGCTGGCGCGTGTCGAAGAGGACATGTCGGCCTCGTTCGGGGGTAAGGGCGGCGATGGGTTGCTTCTGGTTTCGGTTCGTTCCGGGGCGCGGGCGTCGATGCCGGGTATGATGGATACCGTCCTTAACTTGGGTCTGAACGATGAAACCGTGGAAATTCTGGCGCGGGTTTCGGGTGACGCCCGTTTCGCCTATGACAGCTATCGCCGCTTTATCCAAATGTACGGCGACGTGGTCTTGGGGGTCGATCATCATCATTTCGAAGACCTGCTCGAAGACCACAAGGACGAACGCGACCTGACCTTGGACACCGATTTGACCGCCGACGATTGGAAGATCTTGGTCGAACGTTATAAGGAAAAGGTCGCAGACCAACTCGGCCAACCCTTCCCGCAGGATCCGCACGACCAGCTGTGGGGGGCGGTCGGCGCCGTTTTCGGCAGCTGGATGAACCAGCGTGCGATCACCTATCGCCGGTTGCACCATATTCCCGCCGATTGGGGCACAGCGGTCAACGTCCAGGCCATGGTGTTCGGCAACATGGGGGATACGTCGGCGACCGGTGTGTGTTTCACGCGCAATCCCGCCACCGGCGAAAATCTGTTTTATGGTGAATATCTGATCAACGCCCAGGGCGAAGATGTGGTCGCGGGCATCCGCACGCCGCAGCCCTTGACCATTTTGGAAAAGAAAACGGCGAACACCGAACTTCCCGCGATGGAAGAAACCATGCCCGAAACGTTCGCCGAACTGGATGGCGTGCGTCATCGCCTCGAACAGCATTATCACGACATGCAGGATATGGAGTTTACCGTTCAGGAAGGGCGTTTGTGGATGCTGCAAACCCGGACCGGCAAACGTACGGTGAAGGCGGCTTTGAAAATCGCCGTGGACATGGTGGATGAAGGTCTAATCGATGAAAGCGAAGCGGTGCGTCGCCTCGACCCCGGTCAGATGGAACAGCTTCTGCATCCGATGTTGGACCCCAACGCCCCACGCACCCTTTTGGGGCAGGGGCTGCCGGCGTCGCCGGGGGCGGCGTCGGGGCGGGTGGTGTTTAACGCCGAAGACGCCGAGGCCTGGTCCGATCGAGGTGAAAAGGTCATCTTGGTGCGCATCGAAACCAGCCCCGAGGACATCGGTGGGATGCATGTCGCTCAGGGTATTTTGACCACCCGAGGCGGGATGACGTCCCATGCCGCCGTGGTCGCCCGCGGCATGGGCAAACCGTGCGTGTCGGGCGCGGGGGGAATTACGGTCGATTATGCCGCCAAGACCTTGAGCGCCTTGGGCGAGGTCGTCCGTGAGGGCGAGATTATTACCTTGGACGGCGCCACCGGCGAGATCATGGTCGGTCGGGTGCCGACCATCGAACCCGAATTGTCCGGTGATTTCTCGCGCCTGATGGATTGGGTCGATGCGATTAAGACCATGGGGGTGCGGGCCAACGCGGAAACCCCGCTCGATGCGCAGACGGCGCGCAATTTCGGCGCCGAAGGCATTGGCCTGTGCCGTACCGAGCACATGTTCTTCGACAAGGAGCGGATCATTCACATACGCGAGATGATCCTCGCGGCGAACGAGGCGGACCGCCGCGCCGCCTTGGCGAATTTGTTGCCCTACCAGCGTCGCGATTTTATCGAATTGTTTAAAATCATGGATGGCCTGCCGGTGACGGTGCGTCTGCTGGATCCGCCGCTGCACGAATTTTTACCTCACGGCGCGAAGGATGTCGCCGACGTCGCCAAGGCGCTCGGCGTGTCCGACGAAGCTATTGAAGAGCGGGCGAAAAGCCTGCATGAAATTAATCCGATGCTGGGTCATCGCGGGTGCCGATTGGGGATCACCTATCCCGAGATCTACGAAATGCAGGCCCAGGCGATTTTCGAGGCGTGCGCCGAAATTATCCAGGGCGGCGGCAAAGTGACCCCCGAGGTGATGATCCCGTTGATCGCCACGAAAAAAGAATTCTCCATTTTGAAGGCGGTGATCGACCATGCCGCCGCGCAGGTTCGCGCGGAAAAAGGCGTGGCGCTGGACTACATGGTCGGCACTATGATCGAACTTCCGCGCGCCGCCCTGCGCGCCGGGGAGATCGCCGCGGGAGACGATGGTGCGGAGTTTTTCAGTTTCGGAACGAACGACTTAACGCAGACCACCTTTGGCCTGTCGCGCGACGACGCCGGACGGTTCATCCAGATTTATCGGGAAAAGGCGGTCATCGAGAACGATCCCTTCGTCACCCTCGACCGCGAGGGGGTTGGCGAACTGGTCGGCATCGGCGTCGAACGCGGTCGGGCGGCGCGTCCGGGGATGAAAACCGGCATTTGTGGCGAACATGGCGGCGATCCGGCATCGGTCATGTTTTGTCAAAGCGTCGGGTTGGATTACGTGTCGTGTTCGCCTTATCGCGTGCCCATCGCCCGCCTCGCCGCGGCCCAGGCGGCGTTGGCGCAGAGGGACGCGAAAGAGGCCTGA